In Vigna unguiculata cultivar IT97K-499-35 chromosome 3, ASM411807v1, whole genome shotgun sequence, a single genomic region encodes these proteins:
- the LOC114178930 gene encoding bZIP transcription factor 12-like, with amino-acid sequence MASSKVVSTNPDLPRDSSISPLSSILLSDLHHSTSMDDLLKSITPSAAKTVDDVWKEIVAGAHPHHPAAAVSGDGNAATVNATAPEGYEAITLEDFLTKAGAVREEDVRGVLPPSSSSLPFPLPLPAPEGSSSSVEPFGNGVAPANSVPKGKRRVVEEPVDKATLQKQRRMIKNRESAARSRERKQAYTSELEYLVHQLEQENARLVNEEAEMRRQRKKQLMEYIIPVEVMPKPRKKLRRVNSAQSL; translated from the exons ATGGCGTCGTCGAAGGTTGTCTCGACGAATCCGGATCTGCCACGCGACTCTTCTATATCTCCCCTTTCCTCTATTCTCCTCTCCGATCTGCACCACTCAACCTCCATGGACGACCTTCTCAAGTCCATCACCCCTTCCGCCGCCAAGACCGTCGATGATGTCTGGAAGGAGATCGTCGCCGGCGCTCACCCCCACCACCCCGCCGCCGCCGTCTCCGGAGACGGAAATGCCGCCACCGTCAACGCCACCGCCCCAGAGGGCTACGAGGCTATTACCCTGGAGGATTTCCTCACCAAGGCCGGCGCCGTCAGAGAGGAAGACGTGAGAGGGGTTCTGCccccttcttcttcctctctccCCTTTCCTCTCCCTCTTCCCGCCCCCGAAGGCTCCTCCTCCTCCGTTGAGCCCTTTGGAAACGGCGTTGCGCCCGCCAATTCGGTTCCCAAAGGGAAGAGAAGGGTCGTGGAGGAACCTGTGGACAAGGCCACGCTTCAGAAACAGAGGAGGATGATCAAGAATCGAGAGTCCGCTGCCAGGTCTCGGGAACGCAAACAG GCTTATACATCGGAGCTTGAGTATCTGGTTCACCAGCTGGAACAAGAGAATGCCCGGTTAGTTAACGAAGAG GCTGAAATGAGAAGGCAGAGGAAAAAGCAG CTCATGGAGTACATCATTCCAGTTGAAGTGATGCCTAAACCCAGAAAAAAACTTCGGAGAGTAAATTCAGCTCAATCATTGTGA